In Planktothrix serta PCC 8927, a single window of DNA contains:
- a CDS encoding DUF1565 domain-containing protein, producing the protein MVTLYVNPATGNDFSSGESNSPFKTLKKALSQAQSGTTIYLEAGTYNSFSGEAFPLNVPSGVIVIGNESGKGSGILIEGNGLYTSPSAASQNITILMQNNAQLRGVTVTNIQTRGTGIWIESQSPIIANCTLTRCKREGVYAVGAGNPQILNSIFIQNEGYGVSIEGEIKGEIQGNTFQNTGYGLSIKDQAAPLIRDNAIVENRSGLLIADHAKPILRQNLIERNSGDGVVIMNQATPDLGTVQTPGGNTIRNNGGFDIQNAGTASLTSFGNIISPTRVKGTLQVVTQTVPMAASATLFVNSATGNDSATGGQSDPLKTIAKAISRAQSGTLIQVAPGSYNAASGEVFPFIVPSGVTIVGNEATKGKDVMIVGSGTFTSPSAASQNITILMQNNSTVKGLSITNQQTRGTGIWAESVYCTVASCTLSKSKREGLFATGTAIPAVLNSDFIENVGNGIALAGNAKGEIRGNKFQNTGYAIAVQASAAPLIIENEILENRSGLVLSGQSKPVLRKNQVKKNLQDGLTVIADSTPDMGNPQDNGGNVFVDNGKYDVQNASKFTLVSVGNQINPTRTLGSIEFSANESPTPSPTPTPTPGSSPTPTPVPGGAKFSDIGSHWARAFIERLAEMGIISGFPDGSFKPDATLTRAQHAAMLMKAFTLTPIREAIAFTDVPADFWGKEAIDKANRGGFLSGYPDKTFRPNQNLTRSQGIVSLVNGLKLTGGTSNSLSVYTDRAQIPAFAVNAMITATELNMVVNYPKKEVFNPLRDVTRAEIAAIFYQTLVAVNRAQAIDSPYIV; encoded by the coding sequence ATGGTAACTCTTTACGTTAACCCCGCCACTGGAAACGATTTCAGTTCCGGGGAGTCAAATTCCCCCTTTAAAACCTTAAAAAAAGCCCTGTCTCAAGCCCAGTCGGGAACAACGATTTACCTCGAAGCGGGCACTTATAACAGTTTCAGTGGTGAAGCGTTCCCTCTGAATGTGCCTTCTGGGGTAATTGTTATTGGCAATGAATCAGGGAAAGGCAGTGGGATTTTAATCGAAGGCAATGGACTTTATACCAGTCCCAGTGCGGCCAGTCAAAATATTACTATTTTGATGCAAAATAACGCCCAATTGCGAGGCGTCACCGTCACCAATATTCAAACCAGAGGAACAGGCATTTGGATTGAATCTCAATCTCCGATTATTGCTAACTGTACGTTAACCCGATGCAAACGAGAAGGGGTTTATGCCGTCGGTGCAGGAAATCCTCAAATTCTCAATAGTATTTTTATTCAAAATGAAGGGTATGGGGTTTCTATTGAAGGGGAAATCAAAGGAGAAATTCAAGGCAATACCTTTCAAAATACCGGATATGGTCTTTCCATTAAAGATCAAGCGGCTCCCTTAATTCGAGATAATGCTATTGTAGAAAATCGTTCTGGATTATTAATTGCCGATCACGCTAAACCCATTCTGCGTCAAAACCTCATTGAACGCAATAGCGGCGATGGGGTTGTGATTATGAATCAAGCCACACCCGACTTAGGAACAGTACAAACTCCAGGGGGAAATACAATTCGCAATAATGGCGGTTTTGATATTCAAAATGCCGGAACTGCCAGCTTAACTTCTTTTGGAAATATTATTAGTCCTACTCGCGTTAAAGGAACTCTACAAGTCGTGACTCAAACTGTACCGATGGCTGCATCTGCTACCTTATTTGTTAATTCTGCCACAGGCAATGATTCCGCCACAGGTGGTCAATCTGACCCCTTGAAAACCATTGCTAAAGCGATTAGTCGTGCCCAATCAGGAACCCTGATTCAAGTCGCCCCAGGAAGCTATAACGCAGCCAGTGGGGAAGTATTTCCCTTCATTGTGCCATCGGGAGTTACAATCGTCGGGAACGAAGCCACAAAAGGCAAAGATGTAATGATTGTGGGGAGTGGTACGTTTACCAGTCCCAGTGCAGCGTCTCAGAATATTACGATTTTGATGCAAAATAACTCGACGGTCAAGGGTTTGAGTATCACCAATCAGCAAACGCGAGGAACAGGAATCTGGGCTGAATCCGTTTATTGTACCGTTGCCAGTTGTACTTTATCAAAATCTAAACGAGAAGGGTTATTTGCAACGGGAACAGCTATTCCTGCGGTGCTGAATAGTGATTTTATTGAAAATGTTGGCAATGGTATCGCTTTAGCGGGAAATGCGAAAGGAGAAATTCGGGGGAATAAATTCCAAAATACCGGATATGCGATCGCCGTGCAAGCCTCTGCCGCCCCATTAATTATTGAAAACGAAATTTTAGAAAACCGTTCTGGTCTGGTGTTATCAGGACAATCTAAACCTGTATTACGGAAAAATCAAGTTAAGAAGAATCTCCAAGATGGATTAACCGTAATTGCTGATTCTACCCCGGATATGGGCAACCCTCAAGATAATGGCGGGAATGTGTTTGTTGATAATGGCAAATATGATGTGCAAAATGCCAGTAAATTCACCTTAGTTTCAGTGGGAAATCAAATTAACCCGACTCGGACATTAGGAAGTATTGAATTTAGCGCCAATGAAAGTCCGACTCCCTCCCCCACCCCAACCCCAACTCCTGGCTCCAGTCCCACACCGACTCCGGTTCCTGGGGGGGCAAAATTCAGCGATATTGGTTCTCATTGGGCGAGAGCATTTATTGAACGGTTAGCAGAGATGGGAATTATTAGCGGGTTCCCCGATGGCTCATTTAAACCCGATGCGACCTTAACTCGCGCCCAACACGCCGCGATGTTAATGAAAGCGTTTACACTCACCCCTATTCGAGAAGCCATCGCCTTTACCGATGTTCCGGCGGATTTTTGGGGGAAAGAAGCCATTGATAAGGCAAATCGGGGGGGTTTTCTATCAGGTTATCCTGATAAAACCTTCCGACCCAATCAAAATTTAACTCGGTCTCAAGGGATTGTTTCTTTAGTGAATGGGTTGAAATTAACCGGGGGAACCTCGAATAGTTTAAGTGTTTATACTGACCGTGCTCAAATTCCGGCTTTTGCTGTTAATGCCATGATTACAGCAACGGAATTAAATATGGT
- a CDS encoding ribbon-helix-helix protein, CopG family, with protein MSTNRKKRTPSTSRPTSAISDKVKVTVSLTADSAQQVEAMAKELGLSKSELFEHLAKEKLNHGTEQKETTPSTSSETTETVNVESAAPSTKEAELKQQIEEQANTIQNLQQQLARVSELEAQLAQTVTSATYEALKQEAEQLKQTVADLQAQLKQKVTQTVDSKTYKALQKASEKQQSTITQLETQLTRISELEQQLAAAIPAETHQALQQELEQERNTKGQLNQQIEALEKEIHESNSSLAQLQMKQEKITELEAKLAHSIPAETYKQLEYLCTNQRTQLATLEQKLADLVSTKIQQQETTNPTVNYDALKNYLQEQDNLINVLQKRVVELQGLASFGESQLSKWRNRSYNS; from the coding sequence ATGTCCACTAATAGAAAAAAACGCACTCCTTCTACTTCCCGTCCTACTTCTGCCATTAGTGACAAAGTAAAAGTTACGGTTTCTTTAACGGCTGATTCTGCTCAACAAGTAGAAGCTATGGCTAAAGAATTAGGATTATCAAAATCCGAGTTATTTGAACATCTTGCTAAAGAGAAGTTAAACCATGGGACAGAACAAAAAGAAACAACCCCTTCTACTTCCTCGGAAACAACAGAAACCGTTAATGTAGAATCTGCTGCACCCTCGACTAAGGAAGCCGAGCTAAAACAGCAGATTGAAGAACAGGCGAATACCATTCAAAATTTACAGCAACAACTCGCTAGGGTATCGGAGTTAGAAGCTCAACTGGCACAAACCGTTACTTCTGCAACCTACGAAGCCTTAAAACAAGAAGCAGAACAGCTAAAACAAACTGTTGCTGATTTACAAGCTCAACTCAAACAAAAAGTAACACAAACGGTTGACTCAAAAACGTATAAGGCTTTACAAAAAGCCTCTGAAAAACAACAATCAACGATCACTCAATTAGAAACTCAATTAACTCGAATTTCAGAATTAGAGCAACAATTAGCCGCCGCTATTCCAGCAGAAACTCACCAAGCCTTGCAACAGGAGTTAGAACAGGAACGAAACACCAAAGGGCAATTAAATCAGCAGATTGAAGCTCTGGAAAAAGAAATCCATGAAAGCAATAGTTCTCTAGCTCAACTCCAAATGAAACAGGAGAAGATTACCGAATTAGAAGCAAAATTAGCTCACAGTATTCCGGCGGAAACTTATAAGCAGTTAGAATATCTTTGTACAAACCAAAGAACTCAACTGGCGACACTGGAACAAAAATTAGCGGATTTAGTTTCGACTAAAATACAACAGCAAGAAACCACGAATCCAACGGTTAATTATGATGCCCTCAAAAACTATTTGCAAGAACAAGATAATTTAATTAACGTTTTGCAAAAACGGGTTGTAGAATTGCAAGGGTTAGCTTCCTTTGGAGAATCTCAACTGTCTAAATGGCGAAATCGTAGCTATAACAGTTAA
- a CDS encoding ATP-binding protein, with protein MTVTEILQFVDSLVFSETEKHLDDLQKKIIEEVFKGKTYKQIADIYDYDEGYIGDECRNLFKILSEQLGENINKSNFCWTIERVINSHKVKIINFENNQINYCPNYPSPNQSKNPDNSIIENNKKAKHYLTLAPQIINFYNRETELKTLSNWIFKQNSRLISVLGLSGMGKTALVKRFIDLNLEQFEVIIWRSLKYPKPLDLLVKDLLNIIKPEEKQTIDEQFKELLDFLTNKKCLIILDDVQNIFTPGEFAGQYQPEYHSYQNFFTLITETEHQSSLILISQEKCAEMECLDNDLYPINCLDLSGLYDLEILNNKRLENDECWLTLINLYEGNPVYLKSIAISIKNIFDGDVAEFLAENELVITQEMRSHFNQLFNRLSPIEQQIVLKLSQFEQPLSRETLRESVELSSTDLINGLQSLQQRYLVTKIKQDKIMFKLSSIFGKYVI; from the coding sequence ATGACTGTTACAGAAATTTTACAATTTGTAGATAGCTTAGTATTTTCTGAGACAGAGAAGCATTTAGATGATCTGCAAAAAAAGATTATTGAAGAAGTATTTAAAGGTAAAACTTATAAGCAAATAGCAGACATTTATGATTATGATGAGGGTTATATTGGTGATGAATGTAGGAATTTATTTAAAATTTTATCTGAACAGTTAGGAGAAAATATTAATAAATCTAATTTTTGTTGGACTATAGAAAGAGTGATAAATTCTCATAAAGTTAAAATTATTAATTTTGAAAACAACCAAATAAATTATTGTCCTAATTATCCCTCGCCAAATCAATCAAAAAATCCAGATAATAGTATTATTGAAAACAATAAAAAAGCTAAACATTATTTAACCCTAGCTCCTCAAATAATAAATTTTTATAACCGAGAAACTGAACTTAAAACCCTTTCTAATTGGATATTTAAACAAAATAGTCGTTTAATCTCAGTATTAGGATTATCGGGAATGGGTAAAACAGCTTTAGTTAAAAGATTTATTGATTTAAACTTAGAACAATTTGAGGTAATTATTTGGAGAAGTTTAAAATATCCTAAACCCTTAGATTTACTTGTTAAGGATTTATTGAATATTATTAAACCCGAAGAAAAACAGACTATAGATGAGCAATTCAAAGAATTATTAGATTTTCTCACAAATAAAAAATGTTTAATTATCCTTGATGATGTTCAAAATATCTTTACTCCGGGTGAATTTGCGGGACAATATCAACCGGAATATCACAGTTATCAAAACTTTTTTACCCTGATAACAGAAACCGAACATCAGAGCAGTTTAATTTTAATCAGTCAAGAAAAATGTGCAGAAATGGAATGTTTAGATAACGACTTATATCCGATTAATTGTTTAGATTTATCCGGTTTATATGATCTCGAAATTCTGAATAATAAAAGATTAGAAAATGACGAGTGTTGGTTAACATTAATTAATTTATATGAAGGAAATCCCGTTTATTTAAAAAGTATTGCTATTTCAATTAAAAATATCTTTGATGGTGATGTTGCTGAGTTTTTAGCTGAGAATGAATTAGTAATTACTCAAGAAATGCGATCGCATTTTAACCAACTCTTTAACCGACTCTCACCTATTGAACAACAAATCGTTTTAAAATTAAGTCAATTTGAGCAACCCTTATCCAGAGAAACATTGAGAGAAAGTGTAGAGTTATCATCAACGGATTTAATTAATGGGTTACAATCTTTACAACAACGGTATTTAGTTACTAAAATAAAACAGGATAAAATTATGTTTAAATTGTCTTCTATTTTTGGGAAATATGTAATATGA
- a CDS encoding DNA methyltransferase has protein sequence MINPVLLKQSNLLKIMVNQLYYGDNLEVLRRYIKDESVDLCYIDPPFNSKRNYNQIYNNIGSEDKAQAQAFIDTWEWDDHAIHGIEEIITNYHGLFTQQCIDLIIGLRNVLGKGSLLAYLVSMTLRITEIHRVLKPTGSFYLHCDPNASHYLKLVLDAVFCAKVGSFRNEIVWIYSRMAAKNQKQLSKCHDIIFWYSKSEKWVFNVDEIRLPYAETSKARAGYKKTNLGGGKPKSEICELNEGGKFPEDWINIPFIRGKEYLGYPTQKPEGLLERIIKASSNENDIVLDAYCGCGTTVAVSQKLDRKWIGIDITYQSISLILRRLEDSFGKGVLDTIKLHGIPKDIESATALANKADDRTRKEFEKWAILTYTNNRAIINTKKGSDQGVDGIAYFQGNQNEPEKIIFQVKSGKVKPGDIRDLIGTMTLENASIAIFITLENPTKDMIKTAKSAGFYQSQYMSQSCDKIQIVTVQDIIENQKRLNIRLSLEVVKSAEKQKEVKVNQMELDLDI, from the coding sequence ATGATTAATCCGGTTTTACTCAAGCAAAGTAATTTGCTAAAAATAATGGTTAATCAACTTTATTATGGCGATAATTTAGAAGTTTTAAGACGTTATATTAAAGATGAATCAGTTGATTTATGTTATATTGATCCCCCTTTTAATTCTAAACGCAATTATAATCAAATCTATAATAATATTGGTTCCGAGGATAAAGCTCAAGCACAGGCATTTATTGATACCTGGGAATGGGATGATCACGCTATTCATGGAATAGAGGAAATTATCACTAATTATCATGGTTTATTTACCCAGCAATGTATTGATTTAATTATAGGTTTAAGGAATGTTTTAGGAAAAGGAAGTTTACTTGCTTATTTAGTGAGTATGACTTTAAGGATAACAGAAATTCATCGAGTTTTAAAACCTACAGGTAGTTTTTATCTACATTGTGATCCCAATGCAAGTCATTATTTAAAATTAGTATTAGATGCTGTTTTTTGTGCAAAAGTGGGTAGTTTTAGAAATGAAATTGTTTGGATTTATTCTCGTATGGCTGCTAAAAATCAAAAGCAATTAAGTAAATGTCATGATATAATTTTTTGGTATTCTAAATCTGAAAAATGGGTTTTTAATGTAGATGAAATTAGACTACCTTATGCAGAAACAAGTAAAGCCCGTGCTGGGTATAAGAAAACTAATTTAGGTGGTGGTAAACCTAAAAGCGAAATTTGTGAGTTAAATGAAGGGGGAAAATTTCCTGAAGATTGGATTAATATTCCTTTTATTCGTGGTAAGGAATATTTAGGATATCCAACACAGAAACCAGAAGGATTATTAGAAAGAATAATTAAAGCAAGTTCTAACGAAAATGATATAGTATTAGATGCTTATTGTGGTTGTGGTACAACCGTTGCAGTTTCCCAAAAATTAGACCGAAAATGGATAGGAATTGATATTACTTATCAAAGTATTAGTTTAATCTTAAGAAGATTAGAAGATAGCTTTGGTAAAGGGGTTTTAGATACGATTAAACTGCATGGTATTCCTAAAGATATAGAAAGTGCAACAGCATTAGCAAATAAAGCAGACGATCGCACTCGAAAAGAATTTGAAAAATGGGCAATCCTAACTTATACTAATAATAGAGCAATAATTAACACAAAAAAAGGTTCTGATCAAGGTGTAGACGGAATTGCTTACTTTCAAGGTAATCAAAATGAACCTGAAAAGATAATTTTTCAAGTCAAATCAGGAAAAGTAAAACCAGGAGATATCCGAGATTTAATAGGAACAATGACACTAGAAAATGCTAGTATAGCCATATTTATAACTTTAGAAAATCCCACTAAAGATATGATAAAAACGGCAAAATCTGCTGGTTTTTATCAAAGTCAATACATGAGTCAAAGTTGTGATAAGATTCAAATTGTCACAGTCCAAGATATTATTGAAAATCAAAAAAGATTAAATATTCGTTTGAGTTTAGAAGTTGTTAAAAGTGCTGAAAAACAAAAAGAAGTGAAAGTTAATCAGATGGAGTTAGACTTAGATATTTGA
- a CDS encoding AbrB/MazE/SpoVT family DNA-binding domain-containing protein, with amino-acid sequence MNLVTLNQSGFIEIPEIIRQQLGLDNDSKLSLEIQDGKIILNPIKEEALLYYEGHVLVSDAELLTDANTVIEELRNERRNQLIS; translated from the coding sequence ATGAACTTAGTCACCTTAAATCAATCAGGATTTATTGAAATTCCCGAAATTATTAGACAACAATTAGGTTTAGATAACGACTCAAAACTATCTTTAGAAATTCAAGATGGAAAAATAATCTTAAACCCGATTAAAGAAGAAGCATTACTTTACTATGAAGGTCATGTATTAGTTTCTGATGCAGAACTATTAACCGATGCTAATACAGTAATTGAAGAACTTAGAAATGAAAGAAGAAATCAATTAATATCATAG
- a CDS encoding type II toxin-antitoxin system Phd/YefM family antitoxin: MINLNRDIQSLSTFKRNTNEMITQMKETGNPIVLTVNGKAELVVQDAGSYQKLLDFIEKLETIIGIKKGLEDIATGDTQPLNQFIEEMQHKHGISS; encoded by the coding sequence ATGATTAATCTAAATCGAGATATTCAATCCCTCTCAACCTTTAAACGGAATACAAATGAAATGATTACCCAGATGAAAGAAACAGGTAATCCTATCGTTTTAACTGTTAATGGGAAAGCCGAATTAGTAGTACAAGATGCTGGATCTTATCAAAAATTACTAGATTTTATAGAGAAATTAGAAACTATTATTGGGATTAAAAAAGGATTAGAAGATATAGCAACAGGTGACACACAACCCCTAAATCAATTCATCGAAGAAATGCAGCATAAACATGGAATTTCAAGTTAA
- a CDS encoding type II toxin-antitoxin system VapC family toxin: MSYLLDTNIVSLSLKNNLKVKEKLKQLESQKELLCISCITYFEIKRGLFAVKATKQLERFNEFCQDYQIILLDDLAILEKAAEIHANLRLRGLPIQTEDILIAATAIVKGLILVSNDSDLLRVDGLSLENWVE; this comes from the coding sequence ATGAGTTATTTATTAGATACTAATATTGTTTCCTTATCCCTGAAAAATAATCTTAAAGTTAAGGAAAAGCTCAAACAATTAGAATCTCAAAAAGAATTACTCTGTATCAGTTGCATTACTTATTTTGAAATTAAAAGAGGATTATTTGCAGTAAAAGCAACTAAACAACTAGAGAGATTTAATGAATTTTGCCAAGATTATCAAATTATTTTATTAGATGATTTAGCAATTTTAGAGAAAGCAGCCGAAATTCATGCTAATTTAAGGTTAAGAGGATTACCGATACAAACTGAAGATATTTTAATTGCTGCTACTGCTATTGTTAAAGGTTTAATTCTGGTTTCTAATGATAGTGATTTATTGAGAGTTGATGGTTTAAGTTTAGAGAATTGGGTAGAGTGA
- a CDS encoding peptidoglycan-binding domain-containing protein — MGIRTAIIAGLFSLVLPVFAPVALATSGSGLTESLAEGSNSGLTSSFTGTENATRELFSEPFYQVQPQPSRRRERVLSQGTEGSQVTGLQQRLKAHGFSPGKIDSVFGPRTTSSVRAFQEAKGLEVTGAVDRNTWQALSADPQIANPVKQDSILAKGSRGSDVRVLQARLEAKGYNPGPIDGILGSRTLSALHEFQTAQGLETSNRVNEATWTALNGSSLLQETPANLTEEKAISPEENSNLSEQENRDLGSNSDEEVFNLDGFTN; from the coding sequence ATGGGTATCAGAACTGCTATTATTGCTGGCTTGTTTTCTTTGGTTCTTCCTGTCTTTGCTCCCGTAGCATTAGCGACGTCGGGTTCAGGACTAACAGAATCATTGGCCGAAGGCAGCAATTCTGGGTTAACCTCCAGCTTTACTGGCACAGAAAATGCCACACGGGAACTCTTTTCTGAGCCATTCTATCAAGTTCAGCCTCAACCGTCTCGCCGACGGGAACGGGTGTTATCCCAGGGAACCGAAGGCTCCCAAGTAACGGGGTTACAACAACGCTTAAAAGCGCATGGCTTTAGTCCGGGGAAAATTGACAGTGTTTTTGGCCCTCGGACAACCTCTTCGGTTCGGGCTTTTCAGGAGGCTAAAGGATTAGAAGTGACGGGGGCTGTAGACCGCAACACTTGGCAGGCGTTATCGGCCGATCCTCAAATTGCGAATCCCGTTAAACAGGATAGCATTTTAGCGAAAGGTTCACGGGGAAGCGATGTCCGCGTCCTACAAGCACGTTTAGAGGCGAAAGGGTATAATCCTGGCCCCATTGATGGGATTTTGGGTTCTCGCACCCTCTCAGCGTTGCATGAATTCCAAACCGCGCAAGGGTTAGAAACGAGTAACCGAGTTAATGAAGCGACTTGGACAGCTTTAAATGGAAGTTCATTGCTTCAAGAAACCCCTGCTAATTTGACGGAAGAAAAGGCGATTTCTCCCGAAGAAAATTCTAATTTATCTGAACAGGAAAATCGGGATTTAGGGAGTAATTCTGACGAAGAAGTTTTCAATTTAGATGGGTTCACAAATTAA
- the rpe gene encoding ribulose-phosphate 3-epimerase — MTTTQKPIVIAPSILSADFSRLGEEIRAVDEAGADWIHVDVMDGRFVPNITIGPLIVEAIRPVTQKPLDVHLMIVEPEKYVEGFAKAGADIISVHAEHNASPHLHRTLGQIRELGKQAGVVLNPSTPLELIEYVLELCDLVLIMSVNPGFGGQKFIPGILPKIRSLRQMCDERGLNPWIEVDGGLKGDNTWQVLEAGANAIVAGSAVFNAPDYATAIEGIRNSKRPSPELATV; from the coding sequence ATGACCACAACCCAAAAACCGATTGTTATTGCTCCTTCTATATTATCAGCCGATTTTAGTCGTCTGGGTGAAGAAATTCGAGCCGTGGATGAAGCGGGTGCTGATTGGATTCATGTTGATGTAATGGATGGTCGCTTCGTTCCCAATATTACGATTGGGCCATTAATTGTGGAAGCCATTCGTCCGGTGACGCAAAAACCTCTGGATGTCCACTTAATGATTGTGGAACCGGAAAAATATGTCGAGGGTTTTGCCAAAGCTGGTGCTGATATTATTTCAGTTCATGCTGAACACAACGCTTCTCCCCACTTACATCGAACTCTTGGCCAAATTCGGGAGTTGGGTAAACAAGCGGGTGTGGTTTTGAATCCTTCTACTCCCTTAGAATTAATTGAATATGTGTTAGAGCTTTGTGACTTGGTGTTAATCATGAGTGTTAACCCCGGTTTTGGCGGTCAGAAGTTTATTCCGGGAATTCTGCCCAAAATTCGTTCCTTACGCCAAATGTGCGATGAACGGGGTTTAAATCCCTGGATTGAAGTCGATGGCGGTTTGAAAGGAGATAATACTTGGCAAGTGTTAGAAGCGGGTGCTAACGCGATTGTTGCAGGTTCTGCGGTCTTCAATGCGCCAGATTATGCGACCGCAATTGAAGGAATTCGTAATAGCAAACGCCCTAGCCCTGAGTTAGCAACTGTCTAA
- a CDS encoding LCP family protein: MPKLSKPSLRKLAQSSPGRWLGLGLGLAGVAMISATAGALLAVSLSTTPLLQQKLTPEEAAVFSKSQMATTNMKLPELTRPVNILVMGVKVLTSDLEDETHPQLGYHALVDSFKGLSDTMLLIRFDPANNKLKVLSIPRDTRTYVENRGMTKINDANYYGGPALSAKATSELLGGVGIDRYVRVNVQGVEKLIDAMGGVSIYVPKDMKYQDDSQHLYINLKQGEQHLTGAQALQFLRFRYDALGDIGRVQRQQMLIRAFMEQALDVSTISKLPQVVSIIQSHIDTNLSLEELVALVNFAAGIQRENVEMLMVPGEFSDPKEYRASYWLPDATRLENLVSQHFDFGQDVWKFDNIDPKDLRIALQDSNDNSDAIDRLVGNLNDGGFWNVKISKPWTEPLKETKIVAQDGDIKSAEALQRSLGFGKVVVESTGYLESDITIQVGKDWLEKYNQPTPSNVPVTESTPNSNKQ; encoded by the coding sequence TTGCCAAAACTGTCAAAACCTAGCCTGAGAAAATTAGCTCAATCTAGTCCGGGTCGATGGCTGGGATTAGGTTTGGGTCTCGCTGGAGTCGCCATGATTTCAGCCACCGCCGGAGCTTTATTAGCGGTGTCTCTATCCACAACCCCCCTATTACAGCAAAAGTTAACCCCAGAAGAAGCGGCGGTTTTTTCTAAAAGTCAAATGGCAACTACTAATATGAAGTTGCCAGAACTAACCCGTCCGGTGAATATTCTGGTGATGGGGGTGAAGGTTTTAACCTCAGATTTGGAAGATGAAACTCACCCGCAATTGGGATACCATGCGTTGGTCGATTCCTTTAAAGGGTTATCGGATACAATGCTATTAATTCGCTTTGATCCGGCTAACAACAAGTTAAAAGTTTTATCAATTCCTCGTGATACTCGCACCTATGTAGAAAATCGGGGAATGACTAAAATTAATGATGCTAACTATTATGGCGGCCCTGCCTTAAGTGCAAAAGCCACCAGTGAATTATTAGGAGGTGTGGGAATAGACCGTTATGTACGAGTCAATGTTCAAGGGGTAGAAAAATTAATTGATGCTATGGGAGGCGTTAGTATTTACGTTCCCAAGGATATGAAGTATCAAGATGATAGTCAGCATCTCTATATTAATTTAAAACAAGGGGAACAACACTTAACTGGAGCGCAAGCGTTACAATTTTTACGATTTCGTTATGATGCCCTAGGAGATATTGGACGGGTACAACGTCAACAAATGTTAATTCGAGCCTTTATGGAACAGGCGTTAGATGTGAGTACCATTTCTAAATTGCCTCAAGTTGTATCGATTATTCAATCTCATATTGATACGAATTTAAGCTTGGAAGAATTAGTCGCGTTAGTAAATTTTGCGGCGGGTATTCAGCGCGAAAATGTCGAAATGCTCATGGTTCCGGGCGAATTTAGTGACCCGAAAGAATATCGAGCCAGCTATTGGTTGCCGGATGCAACCCGCTTAGAAAATCTAGTTTCTCAACATTTTGATTTTGGTCAGGATGTTTGGAAATTTGATAATATTGACCCCAAAGATTTAAGAATTGCGCTTCAAGATAGTAATGATAATTCGGACGCAATTGATCGATTAGTCGGGAATTTGAATGATGGAGGATTCTGGAATGTAAAAATTTCTAAACCTTGGACAGAACCCTTGAAAGAAACTAAAATTGTGGCTCAGGATGGGGATATTAAAAGTGCAGAAGCATTACAAAGATCATTGGGTTTTGGTAAAGTTGTTGTGGAAAGTACGGGTTATTTAGAATCTGATATTACAATTCAAGTTGGGAAAGATTGGTTAGAAAAATACAATCAACCGACTCCTTCTAACGTCCCCGTTACTGAATCAACGCCTAATTCCAACAAACAATAA